A single Streptomyces sp. 2114.4 DNA region contains:
- a CDS encoding PqqD family protein codes for MAAPHPFGPEAVPRRSMSARMRKFRGKLIVANGPHAVELDEIGTFVFKRVDGQATVQGIAEQLAAEYDVSVQVAAEDIGELLADLAGSGVVEATAP; via the coding sequence ATGGCAGCACCTCATCCCTTCGGTCCCGAAGCGGTGCCGCGGCGCAGCATGTCCGCCCGGATGCGCAAGTTCCGCGGCAAGCTCATCGTCGCCAACGGCCCGCATGCCGTGGAGCTCGACGAGATCGGGACGTTCGTGTTCAAGCGGGTCGACGGCCAGGCCACCGTCCAGGGCATCGCCGAGCAGCTTGCCGCCGAGTACGACGTCTCCGTGCAGGTGGCCGCCGAGGACATCGGCGAACTGCTCGCCGACCTCGCCGGCAGCGGCGTGGTGGAAGCGACCGCACCGTGA